Below is a window of Malus domestica chromosome 13, GDT2T_hap1 DNA.
atcccgaccagAGTTGAGACATGTTGGGCAACACCTGAAGGTGACGAAACCAAAATGAATGTGATATAAAAATATGGATAAATTTAAACTAAAGCTAACATTTATTTAAGCTAATAAGTAGAGTGCGCAGTAGTGGGAAGAACCCATAAAAACATAAGTAGTCAGAGCTTAGATGACAGTACGACATAAGTAGAGAAGTCGGATCTAGTTAAGGTACTTATTACACAACCAGAAATAAGctcctacatttatttaggGATATGTCAGAACCGCCGGATATTCCTCGTACGCCATAGAGAATTAAGCTAACTAAGtcttggaggggcgaaaaacagaaggtttataaaacacatttattttctgaacatactaacccctcgccgtaaaacatgtatagtttccagaaaatcatatcacgtataagtatgaaatcaaatgtaaatcaaCAATAATTCTAGAAATACGCCCATCATAATATCTCAACTGTAGCATAAGAAAATCAGGTGCTCATTAATCTATGCTAACACATGAGTTTGTGCAGAGggattctgacatgaacatgacttggtgtaatcataatatacgctctagtactacaatcacatgaagactggTGCTAGGTGCATCACATACAAGTCCTAGCCTTGCTTGTCCTCGTACTTACTCGGGATAATTCtctcctatatgtgaaacaactatactaattaattaattaagacaTACACTAAAAGGCTAGGAAAatcccccatagtttgctcaaacggagggtttaaatatacgaaaacattctactcgacgtcacgaaacCATACATGTCGACCACGCATCGCCTTGAGGCTAGACGCACCCTCACGCGTCCCCAGGTCGCGGCCATACATGCCTACACTCGCTGGCAAATTCCCAGGAAATATTTCGTCaaatttgacggaatattccattaaatctAACGGTGTCAATTAAATACCTTAAtggcgttagaatattccgttagcCTAACAAAatattcctccttcttctccggtAGAGCTCTGCCACCGTCGTCGCCGTCTGGTTTGCCggattcatgtaaaactttagAACTTCATATCTTTCTGATAGATTCtcagggaatattccgtcagatttgacgaaatattccgttaaatctaACGACGTCGGTTAAATACCTTAATGGCATCAAAATATTCCGTTAGCCTAACAAAATATTCCTCCCTCTTTTCCGGTAGAGCTCCGTCGCTGTCTGGTTAGCCGGATTCTGAAAAATTGGGCAGGATTCAtgtaaaaactttaaaacttcatatgtttctcatttctcaaccattttcaacatactttatatggaaatgaagctttggaAGAGAAGAACAAGATTGTACCTTTCAAAAGTCCAAAAAGTGGATGGAAATGGACTGAAAAAGCCTTGAACTAGGACCTATTTTCATCGTCTCAAAACCATGTGTTTTCACGTTGGCTCCACTTCAAACTTAGGCTAGTGACTCCAGGGAGTTGTGTAGATGTTTCCAAACTTTCCAAAACCTTTCAGCTTGAACGAAAAAACATCGAAGACACCTGAGTCAGAGCTCCGGGTTGCTCCGAGTTGTACACTTAAAACTCAATCATTTTCTAATCGGTTCATGTGGATGGACTCGTGGTGATGATGGGAGCACGATGGTGGTGATATAAGGTTCGATCCATGAGGTTTTATGATGGTGTTTGGTTGTTGCAGAGATAAGAGAGAGGCTCGGTGtgaaggagagaagaagaagagagagagagggtttctGACTCaacaaaagagagagagaagttgtcTGATTAggtgagagaaatgaggagaatGATTGATTGGTTGGTGAGTGGAAGCAGGTCATGGGACATATTTAAAGAGAAAAGTGATAAGATTTGGTGCACTTTAAAATTACACAATCCGGCTCACCTTATAAAAAATAGTAATTTCCAACACTAAATTATTAGCACAGACATGTACAATTCTACTCGTTGGTAACGCACTTAACtaagtgaaattttttttgttataaatccGATTCGAGCCCAACTCACGCTCACGCATTCATAATGAGTACTATTTAATTACGATAATAGGAAAAATAGATTAAAAGCGAATAACTACGTCCACGTCAGGTTCCACtttgccaataagggcataatcATCATTTTACACACTCGGGAATGAAATTACATGAAAAATTAGGGATGGGTCGTCACAACctacccccttaagaaaatttcatcctTGAAATTCAACACTACTAAAGGTCATAGTTAAAGAACAAACGTGGATAAAGGTCCCGCATACGCTTCTCTGTCTCCCCGGTAGCTTCCTCCACATAATGGTTTCTTCATAAGACTTTCACCATACGaacggttttgtttatgagaACTTTGTCTTTCCAGTCAAGAATCGTCATTAGAaactcatcataagtcaaatctggGTTAATCTCTAACGgctgaggaggaatcacatgtgatgGATCAGAGATGTATCTTCGTAGCATGGACATGTGGAACACATTATGCACTCTTGACAATTCTGGAGGTAGATCAAGTcggtaggcaacttcaccaactcgcTCAATGATCTGATATGGCCAGATGTAATGTTGACTTAGCCTTCCTTTCTTCTTGAAAtgtacaacacctttccaaggtgacAACTTTAAGAATACCCAATCTCCAACCTTGTAAACTCTGTCTATCGAATGTCTGTCTGCTATACTATTTTGTCGATCATGTGCTGCCTTTAGGTTAACCTTTATCACTTGAATATTCTTTGTCATCTTATCCACAATTTTAGGACCCACCAAAACTCTTTCGTTAACCTCGGACCAACACAACGATGTACAACAAGGTTTGCTATACAtcgcctcaaatggtgacatatcAATGCTAGAGTGAAAGCTGTTGTTTTAGGCGAATTCTATCGAAGCTAAGCGCTTGTGCCATTCGTCTCCGAATTGCAAGACTGAAGATCTCATCATGTCTTCCAGCGTTTGAATAGTTCTCTCTTACTGTCtatcagtttgaggatgataggcGGTGTTGTAGAGTAATTTCAAACCTAAAGCTTCTTGAAAAGCTACCCAAAATTTTGAAGTAAATCTAGGGTCCCGATCAGAAATAATACTAATTGGAATACCATAATACTTgacaatttcaaaaacaaaaagctcGGCCAACCAACTCATTGGGTAGTTTTCACGAACAAGTAGGAAATACGCTGACTTGGTAAGTTAATTTACAATTACCCAAATACCGTTATAGCCATTACGTGTATGAGGCAGCTTGTACACAACCTAGACCATTGAGAGATGCATCACTGTAGATCTAGAAATTCATACTATGATCGAGAAGTTCCAAAACAAGCATATGAGTGAGACAGTATTTCAACTGTTGAAAACTCATTTCATAATCATCATTCCATTCGAATCTAACTCATTTCCTGGTCAACCTTGTCAGAGGCAATGTTATGGCTGAGAAGTCTTTCACAAAGCATCGATAGTAGCTAGCAAGACCAAGAAAACTCAGTACTTCAGTGACAGTCTGAGGTTGCTCCCCATTTTCCACTGCTACTACTTTCTGAGGATCCACAAGTATACCCTTAACTGATATCACTTGTTCCAAGAATGACACATGATCCAGCCACAACTGGCATTTACTGAATGTAGCATACAGTTGATTCTCCTTTAGCTTCttcaaaataaaacctaaatgtCTAGCATGGTCAGCCTCGTTCTTAGAATACACCAGAATGTTATCAATGAAGTTAATTATGAACTTGTCAAGGTACGGACAGAATACCCGATTCATCAAGTTTATAAAAGTTGCTGgagcattagttaacccgaatggcatcataagaaactcataatgaccatatcgagttcaGAAGGTTGTTTTCAGAACATCATCACTTCTGATCTTGAACTAGTAATAACTGGACCTTAAatcgattttttagaaaacgCAAGCACCACAAAGCTGATAAAAAAAGATCATCGATagaggcaatggataatggtttttaatcgtcacccgatTCAGCCGTCTGTAATCGATATATAGCCTCAACGTTCCGTCTTTCTTCCTTACGAACAAGACTGAAGCTCCCCAAGGGGAAGTGCTCGGCTGAATAATCcctttatcaacaagttctTACAATTGGGTTTTTAATTCCCTCAACTCCGCAGGAGCCATATGATAAGGAGTTAGAGAAATATGGTCGGTACCTGGAATTAGGTCAATGGTGAACTCTACTTTACAATTCGGTGGTAGGCCAGGTAAATCATCGGGAAAAACATCAGGAAAATGTTTGACTACCCGAACATCTTCCACATAAGTAGGAGTATCCTCAGTCATCATTACATGAGCTAAGTAGCCTTGACAACCCTTTCTCAACATTCGTTTCGCCCTCATGGCAGAGATAACTCCATGTTTCAAACCACTACGTTCGCTGACATAAGTCACAATAGGCATGCCTAGTCGATGAAATGTAACAATTTTCTAGTGACAATTCAACATGGCATAATTGTAATCTAACCAATCCATGCCCAAGATAACATCGAAGTCAACGATATCCTAGAAAACAAGATTAGCGGGCATTACTACATCCTCGATGAAGACAAGACATCCCCTATACTCCCAGCTAACATAGCAAATTTCACCTCTAGGCATTGAGAATTCCAAATCAGAACCGAGAGGAGTGGGGTGAGGTTCAGTCTTTTGAGCAAACATATGAGAAATAACCGAGTGAGTAGCACCCGAGTCAATTAAAATTCTAGCAAAGTGGCCTAgaacattcaacgtacccatgattaagTTGCGATTACTCTGAGCACCCTATATGGTGATGTTGTTAATACAACCCTACACTTGTTGTCTGCCTCCACGACCTCTGTTTGCCTGATTCTGTGCCACGTCCTTGATTGCCTCGACCTTGGTTGATTTGGTTAGTCTGTCTGCCCGAGCCACCAATGCTAGAAGCTACATCAAGATTCTGATACTTTCCTCCAGTATACTACTGTGCTCCGCCACCCTAATATGGTGTATAACCTCACTGGTACTGTTGATAGCCACCCTAGTAATATGGAACGTCAGGTGGGTAACGATACACTCCTCCTGGATAATGGGATACGTCACCCTAATAGTGGAATGCACCACTATAACCTGTCTGCTAGTACGTATTAGGTCCTGGAATATGTTGTAGGGGAACTGTAGGTGGTAGTGTAGGAGGCTGATTTTTCTAATTTTGAGGACATTGACTAGATCTGTGCCCCATCTGACCGCATGGGTAACATCCACTACTTCCCTTCTTACATTCACCTAAGTGACGATTATTGCAGCTGTGGCAGAACTGAGCACCGGAATTGTTGGAGTTCCTTTAATTCTGAAAACGTGAACTACCAGTGGATTTGTTGTTCCTTTAAGGTGTATTGGAATTTGAACCACCATTAGACGATCCATAACTGTTACCATTTCTCTTGAAATTATAAGTCTTTCGATGACCAAATGATGACTGCCCTTTGTTGTTATTCTTCTGAGTATTATCATTAtcctcttcatcatcatcattatcaGGGCCATTTTCTGATTCTTCAACACAAAGCAAAATCTCAAAGAATTCTTGATAGGTGAAGCATAGAGTAGAAACCGCCAAAAAACGAAGTCGTTTACGAATCCTCTTCTCAAATTGACGAAGCATCTCTCTAGGATTCTCAGCAATAGCAGGACAATAACGAGATAAATTAGTGAACTTCCAATGATATTCTATTGCTGACATTTTACCTTGCTTCAACTTTGTGAACTCGTCTCTCTTTCAATCCTTGTATTCAGGAGGTGTAAATCTGGCCTCAAATAGGCACCTGAAAACATCCCAGCTCATGGCATCATGTGCAGACAACATGCATGACTTTTGAGCCCACCATGACTCAGCTCCTAGAAAAAAGAACCACGTCGATGTTTTGACCTATTGTTCTACTGGTAAATTCCCTTGTCGTTACATAACGCGAAATGTCTTTTAAATATGGTGGATCCAAGCCTTGGATTTCTCGGGTCCCTCATTGCCaaagaaattatttatttgaaaatGGGATACGGTCTCTAAGGTAGTATTTTGGGGATGATGAATTGTTGACTGAATGGTGCTGGCGATAGCCTCACCTAGTTACCCAAAATCAGAAAAGTTTGTCTAAGAAGGGACATGAAGTGCTCTATGAGGTTGCATGATTCTGACAtaacatataaaaaattattaggaCCTATAACACAAATGAGGAATGCAGGACTGCCAAAACCTTTGCTCTggtaccaaactgacacaccccgaccggaaTCGAAGCATGCTGGCTGACACCCGAAGGTAACGAAACCAAAAGGAATATGATATAAAAATATGGATAAATTTAAACTAAAGCTAACATTTATTTAAGCTAATAAGTAGAGTGCACAGTAGTGGGAAGAACCCATAAAAACATAAGTAGTCAGAGCATAGATGACAATACGACATAAGTAGAGAAGTCGAATCTAGTTAAGGTACTTATTACATAACCGGAAATAAGctcctacatttatttaggGATATGTCAGAACCACCGAAGATTCCTTGTACGCCACAGAGAATTAAGCTAACTAAGtcctggaggggtgaaaaacagaAGGTATAAGTGGGCATAAACAAAGgtttataaaacacatttattttctgaacatactaacccctcgccgtaaaacatgtatagttttcagaaaatcatactacgtataaatacaaaatcaaatgtaaatcaaCAATAATTCCATAAATACGCCCATCATAATATCTCAATCGAAGCATAAGAAAATCAGGTGCTCATTAATTTATGCTAACACACCAGTTCGTGCAGAGGGATTCTAACATGAATTGGACtaggtgtaatcataatatacgctctagtactacaatcacgtgaataCTATCGCTAAGCACATCatatacgagtcctaattgcctattgcaacctaggacaggactagcacctacaatggatccaaggtgagcgtgcagtgcaatgtgaacatacacgtgaagcctGGCCCTGGCCTAGGGCAAGTACTACACCGGTGAaagcatgcatgatgagcaAGTATAATGTTTATGAACATGCCATGACAATATATAAATCCCAACAATATAAtggcatttttaaaatttaataaaacatGGCATGATAGGCATAAAATCAATCCAAAAGCACTTGTTGAAACTATAAAacttatatttaatatataaaaacaaatgcccactcactgatacgtAGTCGAATAGTAGCCTTCTAGCCTTGCTTGTCCTCTTACCTCCTCAGGATAATTCtctcctatatgtgaaacaactatactaattaattaattaggacaTACACTAAAAGGTTAGGAAAatcccccatagtttgctcaaacgaagggtttaaatatatgaaaacaTTATCCTCGACGTCACGGACTCGTACACGTCGACCACGCGTCGCTATGAAGCCGCACGCGCCCTCACACGTCACCACACGCCACCAGGTCACGGCCATACACGCAGGCCACGCGCATGCACATGTTGGCAGATTCCcagggaatattccattaaatctAACGGTATCAGTTAAATACCTTAATGGTGTTAGAATATTTTGTTAGCCTAACATAatattcctccttcttctttggtAGAGCTTCACCATTGTCGCAACCGTCCGTCGGCGCTATCACCACCGTCCACCGTCATCGTCTGGTTGGCTGGATTCTGGAAAATTTGGCTGGATTCAtgtaaaaactttaaaacttcatatctttcccatttctcaaccattctCAACGcactttatatggaaatgaagcttggGAAGAGAAGAACAAGATTGTACCCTTAAAAAGTTCAAAAATGGATGAAAATGGACGGAAAAAAGTCGAAGGTCTCGGAGCTATTTTCCTAGTCTCAAAACTATGTGTTTTCACGTTGGCTCCACTTCAAACTTAGGCTAGTGACTCCAAGGAGTTGGGTAGATGTTTCCAAACTTTCCAAAACCTTGCAACTTGAACAAAAAATCGTCGGAGAACTCACACCGGAGTCGGAGCTCCGAGTTGCTCCGAGTTAGATGCTCAAAACTCAACCATTTTAGAATTGGTTCGTATGGATGGACTCGTGGTGATGAGGGGAGCACGATGGTGGTGATTTAAGGTCCAATCCGTGAGGTTTTATTATGGTGTTTGGTTGTTGCAAAGAGAAGAGAGTAGTTGGGCGTGAataagagaaaaagaagataaagagAGGTTTTTTGACTGGACAAAAGAGAGAGGGGAGCTATCTGATTAGgtgagagaaataaggagagTGATTGATTAGTTGGTGAGGGAGAGCAGGTCACGGGACAGATTTAAAGAGAAAAGTGATAAGATTTGGTGCACTTTAAAATTACACAATCCAGCTCACCTTATCAAAAGTAGTAATTTCCAACACTAAATTATTGGCAATTCTACCCTTTGTTAACGCACTTAACTAAGTGAAATTTTTTCATTATAAATCTGATTCGGGCCTAACTTATACTCATGCATTCGTAACAACGAGTACTATTTAATTACGATAATAGGAAAAATAGATTAAAAGCGGAATAACTACGTCCATGTTAGGTTCCACTTTGCCAATAAGGGTATAATCATCATTTTACACACTTGGGAATGAAATTACATGAGAAATTAGGGACAGGTCATCACAACGAAGCCAagatttttttcatgggtgGGCTACCTAAAATAATTACcataaaataacataatatttgGTATCtacataaaattatataatgATACATGAAtataaaactctaaaaactgaAATAATAATCCAAACTAACACAACAGTAATACAATTTCactattttcttaaaaaatattcattaattacatattaaaataaagtacaatttttttcttcattagaAAATACATAGGAAAAAaagtctctcattttctctctctaaaattatCTATGTGAAAGACAATCCCAACAACGTCACCGCCGGCCCTAACCTTTGGCTTGGGTGTCGGAGGCCTCCACCCTTCCTCTCTTCAttccttcatttcttctttgtttcCTCCTGAGTTTTCTCAAGTTCTCTTTCCTTTGCCCTCTCCCTTTTTTCCTCCCCTCTCATCTCTTTTGCTTTTCCCTTCCCTGCTTACCTACTCATGTTCCTTCATCTTTTCcagttttctctcttcctttttaattctcttttctCCCCTAAGTTTAATCTCAGTTTTCCTTGAGCTAAGACTTAACTATCTTGGGCTTCACGCCCTTTATCCGGTGTTTTTTCTCTCTTGATTTTACTGctttctatcttttattttccCTTCTTCCCTCCTCCTTAGATGTGATACTTCATCCCTATCCCACCATGTGCTCCGATCGGCAGGCTCCAATTAGAAATTGGATATCAAATCCACTTCCCTCCCTCACTTCTCTTCCCCCAATTGGCATGCTAGATCTCCATTGAGGTCAAGTGTTAGGTATATTACATACCCCTTAGCCTCACCTTCTTCCCATATGTTActttgtatatatttgcaggGGTTCATGAAGGGGGCTTGAATTTGGTGTCTACTTTCTCAGTTCGGAGTTTGACTCCTCCGAGGATGTGACAGG
It encodes the following:
- the LOC139190840 gene encoding uncharacterized protein; the encoded protein is MYSKPCCTSLCWSEVNERVLVGPKIVDKMTKNIQVIKVNLKAAHDRQNSIADRHSIDRVYKVGDWVFLKLSPWKGVVHFKKKGRLSQHYIWPYQIIERVGEVAYRLDLPPELSRVHNVFHMSMLRRYISDPSHVIPPQPLEINPDLTYDEFLMTILDWKDKVLINKTVRMVKVL